The following DNA comes from Rhodopseudomonas boonkerdii.
CGATGTTCCGCACTGAATTGCGTAAATGGATCAAGGGCGAATCGTCGCCGGTCTCGGAAGCCGATATCGCGCTCAACGACCTGATCGAGAAGCGCCTGCGCGCCGCCACGCCGGATTATGGCTGGCTGTCGGAGGAAAGCGCCGATGACGACACCCGCCTCGACAAGCGGCTGACCTGGATCATCGATCCCATCGACGGCACCCGCAGCTATCTCGCCGGCCGTGAGGACTGGTGCGTTTGTGTCGCACTGGTCGAGCGTCATCGGCCCATCATGGCTGCGGTGTATGCACCGTCCACAGATGAATTTTTTCTGGCGGCGCGCGGGCAAGGCGCCACCTGTAATGGCCGGCCCGTCCAGGCCTCGTCGGGTGTCGCGCTCGATTTCTCCCGCGTCGCCGGCCCCAAGCCTCTGGTGGAGCGCTTGACCCACCCGCGCCAGGACCTGGCGTTGCATCCGCGGATCGGATCGCTGGCGTTGCGGCTGTGCTGGATTGCCAATGGGCGGCTGGATGCGGCCTTTGCCGGCGGGCAGAGCCGGGATTGGGATCTGGCGGCTGCGGATTTGATCGTGCATGAAGCGAATGGTAGAATGAGCGAGCTTTCGGGCGATCTCATCCAATACAATCGCCTGGACGTCACGCATGGGTTGCTGGTAGCAGCGGGGGCCGATCGTCATGCCCATATCGTTGAGCAGTTCCGGGCCAACCGGGCATAACCAGCCGCACCTCCTTTTTCTGCAAAACTGATCGCAGCCGGCCGCTGCAGGAAGAACCTATGTCCGACACACCACAGCAACTGCTTCATCTGGTCATCGGTGGCGAGCTCACGGATCTGAAGGGTATTACCTTCAAGGATCTCGACAAGGTCGATATCGTCGGCGTGTACCCCAACTACGCGTCGGCGCTGGTCGCCTGGAAAGCCAAGGCGCAGTCCACGGTCGACAACGCTCACATGCGCTACTTCATCGTCCATCTCCATCGGCTGCTCGATCCGGGCCAGGACGCAAAGCCCACCACTTGAAACGTCTGCTGCGAAACACGCTGCGCAGCAGCTGGGTACAACGCGCCGCGGGATTTCTCGCGGCCGAATTTTTGCGCCTTGTGTGGAAGACGAACAAGTTCACTTTCGACCCCGTCGACGTCTATGACATCGTCGAGCCGCAGATGCCGGTTATCCTGGCGTTCTGGCATGGTCAGCATCTGATGACGCCGTTCATCAAGCAGAAGGACTACCGCGGCGCGGTGCTGATCTCGAAGCATCGCGACGGCGAGTTCAATGCGTTGGCCGCAGAACGGCTCGGCATCGCCACCGTGCGCGGTTCGGGCGATCATGGCGGCGCATTTCATCGCAAGGGCGGTGTCGGCGCCTTTAAGGAAATGGTGCGGGTCCTGGAAAGCGGCGTCAACATGGCGCTCACCGCGGATGTACCGAAGCGCGCGCGTGTCGCCGGTCTCGGCATCATCATGCTGGCGCGCGAGAGCGGGCGGCCGATCATGCCCTTTGCGATGGCGACCAGCCGCTTCTATCAATTCAACAACTGGGATCGCACCACCATCAATCTGCCGTTCGGTCGCGGCGTTCTCGTCGGCGGAGAGCCGATCGAGGTGCCGCCGGATGCCGACGGCGCTGTCATGGAAGAGCTGCGTCGGCGGCTCGAAGCAACGCTGAACGACGCCACGCAGCGCGCCTATGAGGCTGTCGGTCGGCCCGATGGCAATCGCCATGGAACGCGCCATGGCTGACGCTCTGCCGATCACGCTGCGCGCCTATCGCAGCCTGTCGGCGTCGCTGACGCCGATGATGCCGCTGTTGATCAACCGACGCTTGCGAAATGGCAAGGAGGACCCCGAGCGGATCGACGAACGCCGCGGCATCTCAGCGATCGAACGGCCGTCCGGGCCCTTGGTCTGGGTGCACGGTGCGAGCGTCGGCGAAGTGCTGGCCGCTGCGGCATTGATCGAACGTCTGCGCGCCTCGAAGGTGCGCATCCTTCTTACATCGGGCACGGTGACATCGGCCGGTATCATCGCCAAGCGATTCCCGCCGGATATCATCCATCAATACATTCCCTACGACTCGCCCCGCTATGTCGCGCGTTTCCTCGATCACTGGCATCCGAGTCTGGCGTTGTTCATCGAGAGCGACCTCTGGCCGAACATGATCCTGTCCGCCGCGAAACGGCGGCTTCCCATGGCGCTGATCAACGCACGGATGTCACAGCGCTCGTTTCCGCGCTGGCAGCGGATGTCGAAGACCATCGCGGCCTTGCTCGGCCGTTTCGAGATGTGTCTCGCCCAATCCGATACCGACGCCGAACGCTTCGACGCCCTGGGGGCCCGCAGCGTGCTCGTGACCGGCAATCTGAAATTCGACGTTCAGGCGCCGCCCGGCGATGCCGCCAAACTCGATGCGTTGAAAGGGGCAACCCACGGGCGTCCGATCGTCGTCGCGTCATCCACGCATCCCGGCGAAGAGGAGATCATCCTCGAAACGCATAAGGCGCTGACGAATTTCTTTCCGTCATTGCTCACCGTGATCGTGCCGCGCCATGCCCACCGTGGCGGAGCCATTGCAGATATGGTCGTTGCGGCCGGCAGCCGTGTGGCGCTGCGGTCGCGTGCGGATCTGCCCGGCGCGGATACGGATATCTATGTCGCCGACACCATGGGCGAGCTCGGGGTGTTCTATCGCCTCACGCCGGTGGTCTTCATGGGCGGCTCGCTGGTGCCGCACGGTGGGCAGAATCCGATCGAGCCGGCCAAGCTTGGCGCGTCCATCGTTCACGGGCCGCATGTGTTCAACTTTACGGACGTCTATGATGCGCTCGATCGGGCCGGTGGCGCGCGGCAGGCGAATTCGTCCGAACAACTCGTCAAGCAGCTGGGCCAGATGCTCGGCGACGTCGCTGCGCGCGATGCGGCGATCGATGCCGCGAAGCAGGTCGTTGCGCGCCTTGGCGGCGCGCTGGACCGCACGCTCTATGCGCTGGAACCCTATCTGATGCAGCTTCGCTTCGAGATGTGGGGGCATCATGCGTGAACCGGCGTTCTGGCAGCAGCGGAACAGCTTGCTGTCGCGCCTGTTGATGCCGCTCGGTGCCGTCTATGGCGAGATCGCCGCCTCGCGCATGATGCAGCAGGGGACGGTGGCCGGCATCCCCGTGATTTGCGTCGGGAATTATCACACCGGAGGTGCAGGCAAGACGCCCACCTCATTGGCCTTGGTAAAATTGCTGCGCGAACTCGGCGAGACACCGGTGGTGCTCAGCCGCGGTCATGGTGGCAGACTGCGCGGGCCGGTGAAGGTTGAGCCGGGTCGTCACAGCGCTGCCGATATCGGCGATGAGCCTCTTATGATGGCCCGCGAGGTGACAGTGGTTGTCGCGCGGGATCGCGTGAATGGCGCAGCGCTGGCGCGCTCCACCGGCGCCAGCGTGATCGTGATGGACGATGGTTTTCAGAATCCGGCGCTGGCGAAGGATTTGTCGCTCATCGTGATCGACGGCAATCGCGGTCTCGGCAACGGTCGCATATTTCCCGCCGGTCCGCTGCGTGCGCCATTGGATCGTCAGCTCGCTCGCACGGACGGCCTTGTGGTGATCGGCGATGGCGTCGCTGCTGCCGGCGTTGCCGCGATGATCCATGGCCGTGGCGGCAAGGTGTTTACGGCCCGGCTGAAGCCGGCGGCTGTGTCGATGCAGGGGCTGCAGGGCAAGCGCGTGCTCGCTTTTGCGGGGATCGGTGATCCCGACCGCTTTTTTCGCACCCTGAAGAACGCCGGTGTCGATGTCGCAGTGAAAAAGGCGTTCGCCGATCACCATCCATATACGTCTGCCGAGATCGAGGCACTGGTCGTGCAGGCCCGCAGCGAAGGGCTGACGCTGGTGACGACGGAGAAGGATCTGGTGAAGCTGCGCGGCATCTCCGCGGCAGCGGAGATCGTCGGTTTTCCCGTTGTCCTCGATGTCGAGGACAAAGAGGGGCTACGCAATTTCGTTCGCGAAGGGCTCAATCGCGC
Coding sequences within:
- a CDS encoding 3-deoxy-D-manno-octulosonic acid transferase; this encodes MADALPITLRAYRSLSASLTPMMPLLINRRLRNGKEDPERIDERRGISAIERPSGPLVWVHGASVGEVLAAAALIERLRASKVRILLTSGTVTSAGIIAKRFPPDIIHQYIPYDSPRYVARFLDHWHPSLALFIESDLWPNMILSAAKRRLPMALINARMSQRSFPRWQRMSKTIAALLGRFEMCLAQSDTDAERFDALGARSVLVTGNLKFDVQAPPGDAAKLDALKGATHGRPIVVASSTHPGEEEIILETHKALTNFFPSLLTVIVPRHAHRGGAIADMVVAAGSRVALRSRADLPGADTDIYVADTMGELGVFYRLTPVVFMGGSLVPHGGQNPIEPAKLGASIVHGPHVFNFTDVYDALDRAGGARQANSSEQLVKQLGQMLGDVAARDAAIDAAKQVVARLGGALDRTLYALEPYLMQLRFEMWGHHA
- a CDS encoding lysophospholipid acyltransferase family protein, producing the protein MKRLLRNTLRSSWVQRAAGFLAAEFLRLVWKTNKFTFDPVDVYDIVEPQMPVILAFWHGQHLMTPFIKQKDYRGAVLISKHRDGEFNALAAERLGIATVRGSGDHGGAFHRKGGVGAFKEMVRVLESGVNMALTADVPKRARVAGLGIIMLARESGRPIMPFAMATSRFYQFNNWDRTTINLPFGRGVLVGGEPIEVPPDADGAVMEELRRRLEATLNDATQRAYEAVGRPDGNRHGTRHG
- a CDS encoding DUF4170 domain-containing protein, coding for MSDTPQQLLHLVIGGELTDLKGITFKDLDKVDIVGVYPNYASALVAWKAKAQSTVDNAHMRYFIVHLHRLLDPGQDAKPTT
- a CDS encoding inositol monophosphatase family protein codes for the protein MPDADKSAQLARDFALMEQTVREAGMLGLTMFRTELRKWIKGESSPVSEADIALNDLIEKRLRAATPDYGWLSEESADDDTRLDKRLTWIIDPIDGTRSYLAGREDWCVCVALVERHRPIMAAVYAPSTDEFFLAARGQGATCNGRPVQASSGVALDFSRVAGPKPLVERLTHPRQDLALHPRIGSLALRLCWIANGRLDAAFAGGQSRDWDLAAADLIVHEANGRMSELSGDLIQYNRLDVTHGLLVAAGADRHAHIVEQFRANRA
- the lpxK gene encoding tetraacyldisaccharide 4'-kinase — translated: MREPAFWQQRNSLLSRLLMPLGAVYGEIAASRMMQQGTVAGIPVICVGNYHTGGAGKTPTSLALVKLLRELGETPVVLSRGHGGRLRGPVKVEPGRHSAADIGDEPLMMAREVTVVVARDRVNGAALARSTGASVIVMDDGFQNPALAKDLSLIVIDGNRGLGNGRIFPAGPLRAPLDRQLARTDGLVVIGDGVAAAGVAAMIHGRGGKVFTARLKPAAVSMQGLQGKRVLAFAGIGDPDRFFRTLKNAGVDVAVKKAFADHHPYTSAEIEALVVQARSEGLTLVTTEKDLVKLRGISAAAEIVGFPVVLDVEDKEGLRNFVREGLNRARAGTRR